From one Anopheles bellator chromosome 1, idAnoBellAS_SP24_06.2, whole genome shotgun sequence genomic stretch:
- the LOC131215533 gene encoding cadherin EGF LAG seven-pass G-type receptor 3, which produces MHRATASRKQVWLVALVALSVGPVARTQIINRTPHFIPGSGDMSRFSLLENTPVGSVVYQLRGVDPEGSKLRFSISGPVFSVDRDSGVVRLRQSLDREQQDTVEVIISITDESILGTEPNTVSLRREIPIRDYNDNAPVFVGRPYSATISESTKPGSNVTVSPEIVATDQDEGANAELTFSCYQDPTKGSDDICEVFTVHTEKIAQGKFGAWLELRKPLDFETRPSYILTVQAKDGSPNNALRAYATVAITILDVQDQPPVFINAPYSATIPENTIEGTAVLTINATDGDTGNPNPLMLMLENEPMGHFRLNYIGHPRSGVAELITTGKPLDREDPIITQNGGAYTFGLRATELINNELPGDTTVSQITIVLTDVDDHIPEFNQPAYDVTIPENLEQDTPLPGLSIIVTDKDLGPNSRYTLALRSVRNAEGVFAVVPTHGEGRTPVVVKVLNSSRLDYDVPQDDDKTFIFELSASVDGEERSKATVTVRLQDANDNSPMFPQTTYSLTVRENSPRGFKIADIVATDHDAGMFGRLVYAVKGFGAEFFRTNPTDGGLYVERNLDYEEQKSYSLALVATDGGGRETNANVFIDVLDENDNYPAFEALEYTRTIREGASEFEPQFFVRATDADGPQQGAGRVSYTIESENSISGHVFAVDRVTGEIRITRPVSSMDTDRGQYELLVTATDHGVPALKNDTRVLVRVGISGNQRPIFKGYGPVTPGRDIPGPPTYRAAIPENATVGYNVTRVSATDPDGLDDLLTYRIVGASDNFVIDDHTGLITVARDARLDRDTNPESYAIVVNAIDAGFPIPETATTTVHVKIEDINDKPPRFTQQTYTAYVSERSAIGSEVVRVAAKDTDVSARIEYSIIEPITAVTKGGIPLLTTSSYDYSQAFRIGKDDGTIYVNSTLNYNYAAVITLTVKAVDKNAQIAPEKQYDQTEVTLFVQSFKDTNPLFRNKGWSTVRPKIEVKVKEESPVGAVVFRIEADDPVSDVPITDYELLMPDVDGYFGLNERTGEISLRKRLDYETYNRTTIDFVVKAITSNRKRQSLAYVNVTVENVNDNAPIFTERDGYRVSVRESDRYPQLVATVHATDADVVRTEKDALLRYNVVSYSLFGSHSNLFTIGNTTGEIRIAPGQSLDREKQSVLKLVVVAEDAPGRPTEAKRTNLEVVIDVLDVNDNAPIFGQRSYTAVIPENVLVDTFVIAITAHDPDEGLGGEVRYDILNEGEANGLLQINPKTGEIKTKAMLTGKGRSDPYELVIRAQDSGNQLPKQSSLYNDVSFSLYIGDISANDGIPFFIAPKVGQTANVTENATIGAPVFQVIASDPDSPATPSGTLRYRIQSDIEDAKSFSINGKTGLITTTRSLDRETKATYNIIIEVSDMGEPPQASTVVLRINVLDIDDHVPRFVRDVESQPREMVILEEEPAGTIVGNISALDEDIGENGAIDYEIVEGNELGLLEISRTANSEAILRTTQPLDRETMETIRLTIRCFKYGTNPDRLRDGYNRFDKSQQQLLIRITDQDDHSPQFQRENQTIGIRHNVPIDTPIANSRAFDVDPSAHPIVYSIQSINFIPQFYRRDNRTEDYTSVFSLNPETAEIRTTRSMANFVDGYFQVTVRASNSDDPGRISETQMKIFVIRDKSLLRFVFSRPPTEISQLLTNFSSELQNRLADSNLELSVFDAQVLSHADHSLDFSSTGSCFQLTRHGSALAPLEMMKLMDSPELKELLSEVYAKYSVHKIDSCAVGKKAPTGALIASSGTWLVILAGLIGFAAFASTMTACCLAKRYKQQVQSRNSQRMVGSDIYGSATPVLYTEPIYGAL; this is translated from the exons CGCCGGTATTCGTCGGTCGTCCGTACAGTGCGACGATCAGCGAGTCAACGAAACCGGGCAGCAATGTAACGGTGAGCCCGGAAATAGTGGCCACCGACCAGGACGAGGGTGCGAACGCCGAGCTGACGTTTTCCTGCTATCAGGATCCGACCAAGGGGTCCGACGATATCTGCGAAGTGTTTACGGTGCACACGGAGAAGATCGCCCAAGGCAAGTTCGGAGCGTGGCTCGAGCTACGCAAACCGTTGGACTTTGAGACGCGTCCCTCGTACATCCTGACGGTCCAGGCGAAGGATGGATCGCCGAATAATGCACTGCGCGCTTACGCAACCGTCGCGATCACGATCCTCGACGTGCAGGATCAGCCGCCGGTGTTCATCAACGCACCGTACTCGGCCACGATCCCCGAAAACACGATCGAAGGTACGGCCGTGCTGACGATCAACGCCACCGACGGTGACACCGGTAACCCGAACCCACTCATGCTGATGCTGGAGAACGAACCGATGGGTCACTTCCGGTTGAATTACATCGGTCACCCAAGGTCCGGGGTAGCGGAGCTAATCACCACCGGTAAGCCGCTGGACCGGGAGGATCCCATCATCACCCAGAACGGTGGTGCTTACACGTTCGGGCTGAGGGCGACGGAGCTGATCAACAACGAGCTGCCGGGGGACACAACCGTTTCGCAGATCACGATCGTACTGACCGACGTGGACGATCACATCCCGGAGTTTAACCAGCCGGCGTACGATGTGACGATACCGGAGAACCTCGAGCAGGATACGCCCTTGCCGGGCCTTTCGATCATCGTAACGGACAAGGATCTGGGGCCAAACAGCCGGTACACGCTAGCCCTCCGCAGCGTACGCAACGCCGAGGGGGTGTTTGCGGTGGTCCCAACGCACGGCGAAGGCCGcacaccggtggtggtgaaagtCCTCAACTCATCCCGCCTCGACTACGACGTCccgcaggacgacgacaaAACGTTCATCTTCGAGCTGTCGGCCTCCGTCGACGGTGAGGAACGCTCGAAGGCGACGGTTACGGTGCGGCTCCAGGATGCGAACGACAACTCGCCGATGTTCCCGCAGACCACCTACTCGCTGACGGTGCGTGAAAACTCCCCGCGCGGCTTCAAGATCGCCGACATCGTCGCGACGGATCACGACGCCGGCATGTTCGGACGGCTCGTGTACGCCGTGAAGGGCTTCGGGGCGGAGTTTTTCCGCACCAATCCCACCGACGGGGGGCTCTACGTTGAGCGCAATCTGGACTACGAGGAGCAGAAGAGCTACAGCTTGGCGCTGGTGGCAACCGATGGCGGCGGTCGCGAGACGAACGCGAACGTGTTTATTGACGTGCTGGACGAGAACGATAATTATCCGGCTTTCGAGGCACTCGAGTATACGCGCACAATCCGTGAGGGAGCCAGCGAGTTTGAGCCGCAGTTTTTCGTGCGTGCTACCGACGCGGACGGACCGCAGCAGGGTGCGGGACGGGTTAGTTACACGATCGAATCGGAGAACAGCATCTCGGGGCACGTGTTTGCGGTGGACCGGGTGACGGGCGAGATCCGGATTACGCGCCCGGTCAGCTCGATGGATACGGACCGCGGACAGTACGAACTGCTGGTGACGGCAACCGATCACGGTGTGCCGGCGCTGAAGAACGACACCCGGGTGCTGGTCCGGGTGGGCATCTCCGGCAACCAGCGGCCAATCTTCAAGGGCTACGGACCGGTGACACCGGGTCGCGACATTCCCGGACCACCGACGTACCGGGCGGCGATTCCGGAGAACGCAACGGTTGGATACAACGTCACAAGGGTTAGCGCAACCGATCCGGACGGTTTGGATGATCTCCTAACGTACCGAATTGTCGGCGCCAGTGACAACTTCGTCATCGACGACCA CACCGGCCTGATAACGGTGGCTCGTGATGCGCGGCTCGACCGAGATACGAACCCGGAAAGCTACGCCATTGTAGTGAACGCGATCGATGCCGGCTTCCCGATCCCGGAGACGGCCACCACAACGGTGCACGTCAAAATCGAAGACATCAACGACAAGCCGCCCCGTTTCACGCAGCAAACTTACACGGCGTACGTTTCGGAGCGGAGTGCGATCGGCTCGGAGGTGGTCCGCGTGGCGGCCAAAGACACGGACGTGAGCGCCCGGATCGAGTACTCGATCATCGAGCCGATTACGGCCGTCACCAAGGGCGGCATCCCGCTGCTGACCACGTCCTCCTACGACTACAGCCAGGCGTTCCGCATCGGCAAGGACGATGGCACGATCTACGTCAACAGTACGCTCAACTACAACTACGCCGCGGTGATCACGCTCACCGTTAAAGCGGTCGACAAGAATGCACAGATCGCGCCCGAGAAGCAGTACGACCAGACGGAGGTGACGCTGTTCGTGCAATCGTTCAAGGACACCAACCCGCTGTTCCGCAACAAGGGCTGGTCGACGGTGCGGCCAAAGATCGAGGTAAAGGTGAAGGAGGAATCTCCGGTCGGGGCCGTAGTGTTTCGCATCGAGGCGGACGATCCGGTGTCCGATGTTCCGATCACCGACTACGAGCTTCTGATGCCCGACGTCGACGGGTACTTCGGTCTGAATGAGCGTACGGGAGAGATTTCACTGCGCAAGCGGCTCGACTACGAGACGTACAACCGGACCACGATCGACTTTGTTGTAAAGGCGATCAccagcaaccggaaacggcagTCACTGGCCTACGTCAATGTGACAGTCGAGAACGTCAACGACAACGCGCCCATCTTCACCGAGCGGGACGGGTACCGTGTGTCGGTGCGGGAATCGGACCGCTATCCCcagctggtggccaccgtccacGCAACCGACGCCGATGTCGTCCGCACCGAAAAGGATGCCCTGCTCCGGTACAACGTAGTGTCGTACAGTCTGTTCGGTTCCCACTCGAACCTCTTCACGATCGGCAACACGACGGGCGAGATCCGCATCGCACCCGGACAGTCACTCGACCGGGAGAAGCAATCCGTCCTGAAGCTGGTAGTCGTGGCCGAGGATGCCCCCGGTCGGCCGACGGAGGCAAAGCGAACGAATCTGGAGGTGGTGATCGATGTGCTGGACGTAAACGACAATGCTCCGATTTTCGGACAACGCTCTTACACCGCCGTCATCCCGGAGAACGTGCTGGTGGACACATTCGTCATCGCAATCACGGCACACGATCCCGACGAAGGGCTCGGTGGCGAGGTTCGGTACGACATACTGAATGAAGGCGAAGCTAACG GGCTGCTGCAAATCAATCCCAAGACGGGGGAAATCAAAACGAAGGCAATGTTAACCGGTAAGGGACGATCGGATCCGTACGAGCTGGTAATCCGTGCGCAGGACAGCGGTAATCAGCTGCCAAAGCAAAGTTCCCTCTACAACGATGTCTCGTTTTCGCTGTACATCGGGGACATAAGTGCCAACGACGGCATTCCCTTTTTCATAGCCCCGAAGGTGGGTCAAACGGCAAACGTCACTGAG AATGCCACGATCGGTGCTCCGGTGTTTCAGGTAATTGCCAGCGATCCGGACAGTCCGGCCACACCGAGCGGGACGCTTCGTTATCGCATCCAGTCCGACATCGAGGATGCCAAATCGTTCAGCATAAATGGAAAGACCGGACTAATTACGACGACACGGTCACTGGATCGGGAAACGAAAGCAACCTACAATATTATCATTGAGGTGAGCGATATGGGTGAACCTCCGCAAGCATCAACCGTCGTGCTGCGCATCAACGTTCTTGACATCGATGATCATGTGCCGAGGTTTGTGCGGGACGTCGAGTCGCAACCACGTGAAATGGTCATTCTGGAGGAAGAACCGGCCGGTACGATTGTGGGTAACATTTCCGCCCTGGACGAGGATATCGGTGAGAACGGTGCGATCGATTATGAGATCGTGGAAGGAAATGAGCTGGGATTGCTGGAGATTTCTCGCACGGCCAACAGCGAGGCCATCCTTCGCACCACGCAACCGCTCGATCGGGAAACTATGGAAACGATCCGTTTGACAATTCGATGCTTCAAGTACGGAACCAACCCGGATCGCCTTCGCGATGGCTACAATCGGTTTGACAaatcacagcagcagctgctaaTTCGGATTACCGACCAGGACGATCACTCGCCGCAGTTCCAGCGCGAAAATCAAACGATCGGCATTCGGCACAACGTACCAATCGATACCCCGATCGCAAACAGCCGGGCGTTCGACGTTGATCCAAGCGCACATCCGATCGTTTATTCGATCCAAAGCATAAACTTCATCCCGCAGTTCTACCGGCGCGACAATCGCACCGAAGACTATACGAGCGTCTTCAGTTTGAACCCCGAGACGGCCGAGATCCGCACGACACGCAGCATGGCGAACTTTGTTGACGGTTACTTCCAAGTAACGGTCCGAGCGAGCAACAGCGATGATCCGGGGCGTATCAGCGAAACGCAGATGAAGATTTTCGTCATACGCGACAAATCGTTGCTGCGGTTTGTGTTCTCGCGTCCACCGACCGAAATCAGCCAGTTGCTGACAAACTTTAGCAGTGAGCTGCAGAACCGGCTGGCAGACTCGAACCTCGAGCTTTCCGTGTTTGACGCCCAGGTGCTCAGCCATGCCGATCATAGTCTGGACTTCAGCTCCACCGGTTCCTGCTTCCAGCTAACGCGTCACGGTTCTGCCTTGGCTCCGCTCGAAATGATGAAATTGATGGACAGTCCCGAGCTGAAGGAGCTGCTATCGGAGGTGTACGCCAAGTACTCGGTGCATAAGATCGACTCGTGCGCGGTCGGAAAGAAAGCACCGACCGGTGCACTGATTGCTTCCTCCGGCACCTGGCTGGTGATACTGGCCGGGTTGATAGGCTTTGCCGCCTTTGCCTCCACCATGACCGCTTGCTGTTTGGCGAAACG ATACAAGC